The Terriglobus sp. TAA 43 sequence GATGTACGGCCCATTGGGAACCACTACGGGATCGCCATTCCGCGGGTTCTTGTTCATGTGCAGATAAGCGGGTACGTCCTTACGACGGTAAACCGTGAAGCGCGGATCGGGATGCGCGCGGAACTGCTCGTACAGCGACTGCGCTTCTGCTTCTGTCTTCGGATAGAAGGACCACTCCACGACCTTCGTATCTTTCAGATCGACATACTGATCCCACTGAATCCAGTTGTTGTCGTTCAGAATCATGCCATGGTCCGACACGATGATCAGATCCACCGGCAATCCTGTCGCGTTCAAACGAGCACCCAGCTCGCCCATCAGCGAGTCCACAATATGAACTGCTTCATGTTCCTGCACGGAGTTCGGGCCATACCAGTGGCCTGCGTGATCAGCAGTGGGCATATAAAACGTGATCAGGTGAGGCCGTCGCTCTGCGGGCAATTTCAACCACGCAATAACCTGTTCGATGCCAACATGGCCGTCCAGCTGATCTTCAAACTTTGCGTAGTTGTTGGGACGATAGCCAGCGACTTCAGCTTCTGACCCAGGCCACATAAACGTTGCCGCGCGCATGCCCTGCTGACGAGCTAGCGACCACAACGGCACACCACCGTACCAGCTTCCGTCGCCGCTGGTCTTCGGGTCCTTGTACTGGTAGGTTTCGTCCCGCGCTGGATCGTAAAAGCTGTTGCGCACAATGCCGTGATGTTCCGGCAGCAATCCCGTCACGAGCGTCCAGTGATTGGGAAACGTCAGCGAAGGATAGGACGGCAACATGCCATCAGGAGCGGTCGCTCCCACCTTCACTAAATCATCCAGATGTGGCGCACCGTGCAGCTTTGGGTAGTCGTAACGGAAACCGTCCAGCGACACCAACACCACGTAATGCTGCTTCATAGCGTGCGCATCGTTCGGCGCACCACCGGTATCCACGATGAGGTTCGGCATCGGACGGGCCGAACCGTATGCCGGATGCTTGGCCTGTGCGGCAACATTTGCGGTGGCCAGAACAACGGCGGAGGCTGCAACAAGAGTGCGAAGAGCGGAGAGCATAGGCTATTACCCAGTGTAGCGACAGCGCCAGAATTAGCCGTTCCGGCACGGCCCTAGCTTGTTTGCAGATCGAAAATCTTTTCCATGGGGAGCCATTTCGCGCTGGCGTCGGCGCTGGGATCGCTCTGCTGATACTTGGCCATCTCCGCTTCCCATCGCATGACCACGGGGCTGGAACGGTCCATCTCCGCCTTGCGCTCCATGGTGAAATCGTCCGTGGTTTCCATGATCATCACCATGCGGTAGCCGTCGCGAAAGATCTGCATACCGGTCACGCCAGCGGCGCGGATTGACTCCAGAATCTCCGGCCACACAGCGGCATGGCGCTGCACATACTCTTCCATCAACACAGGATCGGGCCGCATCTTCAACGTCAGGCAAAAGCGCTGCATCGGTACCTCGTCTTTCTTATACGTCTCAATGTCTACCATTCGGTTGGCCTGCGGGACAATCGTTACGACGAATTGCTATCCTCATCCTCCGCATGACGGAAACCGCCTACTCGCAGCGAATTGATAGTCACCACCACCTTTGGCACTACACGCCAGAGGAATACGGTTGGATTGGCGATGACATGTCTTCGCTGCGCCGCGATTTTCTGCTGGAGGATCTGCGGCGAGAACTCGCCGATGCGGGTGTGGATGGCACCGTGGCCGTGCAGGCTCGGCAGACTTTGGAAGAGACAGAATGGCTGCTGGGAATTGCAGAGAAGGATGATTCGCCAGTTCGTGGCGTTGTAGGATGGCTTCCGATTGCGAGTACACGCTTCTCTGCTGTTTTGGAGACCGTTCGGGACTCCAACCGTCTGTGCGGTCTGCGACACATTGTGCAGGGGGAACAGCCTGGTTTTCTGGATGGGGACGCGTTCAACCAGGGTATAGCGCAGTTGCGGGACACGGGGCTGGTGTACGACATCCTCATCTATGCGCGCCAACTGGAAGAAGCCATCCGCTTTGTCGATCGCCATCCCGCGCAGTCGTTTGTGCTGGATCACATTGCCAAACCCGATATCCGCAATCATGGTTTCACCGCGTGGGCAGAGGGTTTTCGCGAACTTGCGCGACGCGATAACGTTACGTGCAAGCTCTCAGGCATGGTCACGGAAACGGACTGGAATCGCTGGTCGTCCGTCGAACTGCATCCCTATTTTGAAACTGCGCTGAAAGCATTCAGCCCGAACCGGCTGATGACCGGCACAGACTGGCCTGTGCTTACCGTTGGCTGCACCTATTCCAATTGGTGGAAGACCGTAGAAGATTGGACTGCGCCCTTGAGCCAGCAGGAACGCGACATGATCCTGGGCGGAACCGCTATGCGCGTTTACAACTTACGGTCTTGAAAACAGCGTCGCACAGCTGCACCGGTAACAGTTGATCACTTCAGGGAGAAACCATGGCGTTTGCAACTCAGCTTCCCGAATCACGACAGGACGACCCCAGCGGCGCACCGCTTCTGCCCGCAGGCGTATTCCGTACGTTTCTGCTGGTCGCGTTTGTCTTTTTGCTATGGGGCATTCCCAACAACCTGAACGATGTACTGATCCGCCAGTTCATGAAGAGCTTTGAACTGAACCGGTTTCAGGCGGGTCTGGTGCAGTTTGCGTTCTATCTGGGTTACTTCCTGCTTGCGCTGCCCGCTGGCATCCTTATGCGCCGCAAGGGTTACAAGGCTGGCTTTCTGACAGGCCTTTGCCTGTTTGCTGCTGGCTGCTTGAGCTTTCCTTTCGCTGCAAATTCCGGGCAATACAGCTACTTCCTTGCTGCGTTGTTTGTGATTGCCATGGGGCTTTCGTTTCTTGAAACCGCGGCCAATCCATTCATGGTGCAGTTGGGACCGACAGTAACATCAGAGCGCCGTTTGAACATTGCGCAGACGTGCAATTCACTTGGCTCCATCCTTGGCGTGGTCGCAGGCAATCTGTTCATCTTCTCCGGTGTAGAACTCACACCGCAGCAACGCGCCGCTATGCAGGCTGCGGGGACTTACGCGGAGTATCTACACAAAGAAACGCTGCGCATTGCCGCGCCTTATGTGGTGCTCGGCATACTTGCGCTTGTGTGGGCAGGGTTGATCGCTGTTACAAAATTTCCTGCGTTCATTACTCAGCGAGAACACACCGCAGAAGTAGCTGGGAAACCTTCTGAACTGCTGCGCGAGAAACACTTCCTCTTCTCGCTGCTGGCACAGTTCATGTATGTGGGTGCGCAGGTTGGATCGTGGAGCTACGTCATCCAATACGCGCATGACTATGTTCATGCTGCCGAACGCACTGCGGGATGGATGTTGACAGGAACTTTGATCGCCTTCGCTTTAGGACGCGTTCTGTCGTCGTACCTGATGCGCAGCATTCTCCCAAGCCGATTAATGGCAATCTATGCAGGATGCAACATCGCACTTCTGATTACGGCAATTTTCGTTCCGGGTTGGGCAGGGTTGTCTGCCGTGCTGGCTACCAGCTTCTTCATGTCGTTGATGTTCCCTACTATCTTCAGCCTTGGGTTGAAAGACCTTGGCCCCAATACGAATGTTGCTGCGTCACTACTGGTGATGATGATTGTTGGCGGCGCCGTGATGCCGCCCATCATGGGACTGATCGCGGAACATCTGCATTCCACCGCGCTTAGCTACCTCGTACCGCTTGTGGGCTACATCGTGACACTGGGCTTCGCACTCTTTATGACTCGTTACCATCGCCAACGCGAGGCGCTCTCCACCTTCGAGGTGTAAGTTCCTTCGCTGTACATGTTGCATATACTTTCACTCAAAGCTTCTGTCGGAGAGAACTCAGTAATGGCCGCATCACCCAGAATCACGCGTTGTCGCACAGTTGATCTGCGATTCCCCACATCACGTTTCAGCATCGGGTCCGACGCCGTGAACAAAGACCCGGATTACTCCGCAGCCTACTGCGTATTGGAAACTGACAGCGGTGTGGAAGGACATGGCCTTACCTTCACGCTGGGACGCGGCACGGAACTCTGCGTGATGGCCATTGAGTTTCTTTCGCGCTTCGTCGTAGGTCGCACGCTGGAAGAGATCACCTCCAACATGGGGGCGTTCGCACGCGAACTGACAGGCGACACACAATTCCGCTGGCTGGGACCGGAAAAAGGAGTCATTCATCTGGCCGCTGCTGCGCTGGTGAATGCAGTGTGGGACCTGTGGGCGCGCGTGGAGAGCAAGCCGGTGTGGCTGCTGCTTGCGGAGATGACGCCGGAACAGATTGTGCAGTGCATTGACTTCCGCTATATCGATGATGCTCTATCACCGGAAGAGGCGCTCGAGATCCTTCGCCGTAACGAATCAACTCGTGCAGAGCGTATCGCCTTCCTGCGTGAAAAAGGTCTACCCGCTTACACCACCAGTGTTGGTTGGTTTGGCTTTAGCGATGAGAAGATTCGCAGACTTTGCAAGGAAGCTCTTGCCGACGGTTGGACACATTTCAAACTGAAGGTGGGCGGTGATCCTGCGGACGATCTTCGCCGCGGCCTGCTGGTACGTGAAGAAATCGGCTGGGAAAACAAGCTTATGGTGGACGCGAACCAAAAGTGGGGTGTGCTGGAAGCCATTGACCGCACGACCGCTCTGAAGCCACTGCAGCCGTGGTGGATGGAAGAGCCCACGAGCCCGGATGACATCCTGGGCCACGCTCGCATTCGCCGCGAAACAGGCGTTCGCATCGCCACCGGCGAACACTGCCACAGCAAGGTAATGTTCAAACAATTGATGCAGGCTGGCTCCATTGATGTGTGCCAGATTGATAGCTGCCGCGTTGCAGGCGTGAATGAAAACCTCGCGATCATTCTGATGGCCGCGAAGTTTGGATTTCCGGTATGCCCACATGCCGGTGGTGTAGGCCTCTGCGAATATGTACAGCATCTGGCGGCGTTTGATTACATCTGGGCTTCGGCGTCCTTGCAAGATCGCGTGGTGGAGTTCGTTGATCACTTGCACGAGCACTTCCTTGTTCCCACTCGCATTCAACGTGGTCGCTACATGCTGCCGGAAGATGCCGGATACAGCATCGAGGTCCGTAAGGAATCGCTGCAGGAATACGCTTTTCCGCAGGGAACGTACTGGGCTTCTGCCTCCACCACTGCTTAAACACGTAGGGAGAGATACATGACATTGCAGGGAAAGCGCGCGCTGGTTACGGGTGCAGCAAGCGGCATCGGCAGGGCGATTGCAGAAGCATTTGCATCGGCTGGTGCGGAAGTGATTCTGCTGGACCTGAATCAGGGTGTAGTCGCAGCGACTTCAGACAGCATTGCGAAAGAGACAAATGCAACCTGCCATGCGATTGCATGCGATGTTTCTGATGACGCGAGCGTCACTGCCGCCTTTGCGCAGGCGGGTGCGTTGGACATCGTGGTGAACAGTGCTGGCATTGCGCACATCGGCACAGTTGTCGATACATCGTCCGATGACTTTGATCGTTTATTCCGCGTGAATGTGCGTGGGACCTATCTGTGCATGCAGGCTGCTGTCCGCAATATGGAGCCGCGGCACGCCGGCGTCATTCTGAACATGGCATCCATCGCCGCAACAGCGGGCATCAAGGACCGCTTTGCGTATTCCATGACGAAGGGCGCCGTTCTTTCCATGACTCTGTCTGCGGCGAAAGACTGCCTGTCGTTAGGTTTGCGTATTAACTGCATTTCGCCCGCGCGGGTTCACACGCCGTTTGTCGATGGCTTCCTGGCAAAGAACTATCCCGGCCGTGAAGAGGAAATGATGAAGACACTCTCTGCTGCACAACCCATCGGACGCATGGGAACGCCAGCAGAGATCGCACAACTCGCACTCTTTCTCTGCTCCGACTCGTCCAGCTTCATCACGGGCACCGATGTTCTGATTGACGGTGGCTTCACCAACCTGCGATAGATCAACGGCAGATTTACGAGTACACGCAATGGACCTTGGACTAAAGGATCACGTCATTCTTGTTACGGGCGGTGCCAGTGGCATCGGTCAGGCGATTACACGCGCCTGCCTTGCAGAAGGCGCACGTGTACTCGTGCTGAGCCGCATCTCGGAAGGGGTTGAAGAGTTTATGCAGGAGATGTGGGACCGCCATCTTCCCTGCGAACTTCGCGTAACCGAACTTGATGATCCAGAGCATTGTCGCAGCGCAATGGAATATGTGCGTGAACGCTATGGACGGTTGGATGCGCTGGTGAATAATGCCGGCTTCAACGACGGCGTGGGATTAGAACACGGTTCGATTGACGGCTTCCAACGCAGTTTGGGGGTGAACCTGTTGCATTGCTATGCACTTGCTCACTATGCCGTTCCTCTACTGAAGGTCAGCCGTGGTTCCATTCTGAATGTTGCAAGCAAGGTCGCTGTCACTGGCCAAGGCGGCACCTCAGGCTATGCTGCATCCAAAGGCGCATTGTTAGCGTTAACACGTGAGTGGGCCGCAGAGCTGATTCCCTTCAGCGTGCGTGTGAACTGCATCATTCCCGCCGAAGTCATGACGCCGCAATACACAAAGTGGCTGCGCACACTTGCGGATCCCGACGGAACTGTTGCGCATATTGCGGCGCAAGTGCCGCTGGAACACCGCATGACACGCGTAGAGGAGATCGCATCGACTGCGGTATTTCTGTTGTCTCCCACACAATCAAGCCACACAACTGGCCAACACATCCACGTAGACGGCGGCTATGTGCATCTGGACAGGATGCTGACAGTTAAGGCGCTTCACTAAGGGACTGCTGCGTCTTCTTCCCCTGCGACGACTGCCGTGCCATGTCCGCGAGAAATGCCCGCTGCACATGGCTGAAGCTCCGGCCGCGCAGTACAGCAGCCACAACTGTGCGAGAGGCTCGCGGTTCAAGGATTCTCGCGTAGTGACACGCTGCGCCTGTGTCGACGGCCATCTCCGGCACAATGGATACGCCTATGCCTGCTGCCACCATACCCAGCAGGCTGCTGAACTGCCCACTTTCAAAGGCAATGTTTGGTGTGATTCGCGCATGTGTACAAGCGGCGATGGTTAGATCACGGAAACAGTGCCCGTCGCGCAGCATCACAAATGACTCACCGCGCAGTTCCTTCATCGTGAGCCCTTTTTTCCGAGCAAGCGGATGTGTCTTCGGGAGTGCAGCGAAGAGGGGTTCGGTGTGAAGCGTGTATGTCTCCAGATCCTTATGTCGGAGTGGCAACGCAAGGATGGCGATATCAATCGAGAGATCGCGCAAACCGTCGATCAGTACAGGCGTTGTCTCTTCCACAATGCGCAACTTTGCCGCAGGAAATTTCTTCGTGAAATTAGCCGTGTAACCCGGCATTCGATACGGGGCAATGGTGGGAATAACACCCACAGTGATCTTGCCTTGCGTATCTGCCGACGTCTCGGCAACGCTATTACGTGCTGCGTCAAGCTGCGACAAGATCGTTCGTGCATGCGGAAGAAAGGCCTGCCCGGCTTCCGTAAGTCGCACACGACGGCCAAGTCGGTCAAAGAGCCTGGCACCCAAATCCTCTTCCAGCTTTTGGATCTGCTGCGATAGCGATGGTTGCGCAATATGGCATGACTCCGCAGCACGGCTAAAGCTACCTGTTTCAGCAACTGCGCAGGCGTATCGGAGTTGTTGAATTTCCATAGTTTTCTTCTATGCCTCGCATGGCAATTATATATTTCCCCTATCCATTGCCCCGGTGCTACATTCAATCTCGCTCCGCGGTGTGCGTTTCCGCCGTCATAGACAATTCACAATGCCGTGCAATGGTGCACCCAGACCTTGCATGCGGTTCTTCAAAGGCAAGTAGAGGAGAAACATATGTCCAGCGAATCAAAGTGCCCATTTCATCAGCCCGGCGCAGGCGCCCCGAGTCACCATGCGGCAGGCGAAGGTACATCAAATCAGAACTGGTGGCCCAACGCACTGAAGCTTGGCATCCTCCATCAGCATTCCGAACTGTCCAACCCCATGGGCAAGGATTTCAATTACAAGGACGCTTTCAATAGCCTCGACCTGGAAGCCGTGAAAAAAGACCTGCACGCTGTTATGACCACATCGCAGGACTGGTGGCCCGCCGATTTCGGACACTACGGCCCATTGTTTATCCGCATGGCCTGGCACAGCGCTGGTACCTATCGCATGGGCGATGGCCGTGGCGGCGCAGGACAAGGCCTGCAGCGTTTTGCTCCGTTGAATAGCTGGCCTGACAACGTCAGCCTGGACAAGGCTCGCCGCCTTCTTTGGCCAGTGAAGCAGAAGTACGGCAATAAGCTCTCATGGGCAGATTTGCTCATCCTTACCGGTAACGTTGCGCTCGAGTCGATGGGCTTCAAGACCTTCGGTTTCGCTGGTGGACGCGAAGATGTGTGGGAGCCTGCACAGGATGTGTATTGGGGTACCGAAACGACATGGCTGGGCGGCGATCATCGCTATGCCAAAGGCGGCACTGCTACGCTGCCTGCGGATGCTCCAATCCATGAAACGGAAACAGATCGCACCGCTGAAGGCACAAACCAACGTCTGCTTGAAAATCCTTTGGCTGCTGTGCAGATGGGCTTAATCTACGTGAATCCTGAAGGCCCGGATGGAAATCCCGATCCGATTGCCTCCGCGCATGACATCCGCGAAACCTTTGGCCGTATGCACATGAATGATGAGGAAACCGTTGCGCTGATCGCTGGTGGTCACACCTTCGGCAAAACGCATGGTGCAGGGCCAGCAGACAACGTTGGACCAGAGCCTGAGGGTGCTCCGCTGGAAATGCAAGGCCTTGGCTGGCACAACAAGTTCGGCTCTGGCAAGGGTGCGGACGCCATCACCAGCGGATTGGAAGTGACATGGACAACCAAGCCCACGCAATGGAGCAATGATTTCTTCACGCACCTGTTTGAGTATGAGTGGGAACTGACCAAGAGCCCAGCAGGCGCGCACCAGTGGAAGCCCAAGAACAACGGCGGCGCTGGCACCGTACCCCACGCGTTTGATGCATCGAAGAAGATTGAGCCGCGGATGCTGACGTCGGATCTGGCGCTGCGCTTCGATCCGATCTATGAGAAGATTTCGCGCGACTACTATGCAAACCCTGACAAGCTTGCGGATGCGTTCGCTCGGGCATGGTTCAAACTGACGCATCGCGATATGGGTCCCAAGTCGCGTTATCTGGGATCGGAAGTTCCTGCAGAAGAATTGCTCTGGCAAGATCCGATTCCCGCTCTGGATCACAAGGTTGTAGACGAAAACGATATCGCTGAAATCAAGAAAGCGATTGTTGCCTCGGGCCTTACGATTCCAGAACTGGTCTACACCGCATGGTCTTCCGCCTCGTCCTTCCGTGGCTCTGATAAGCGTGGCGGCGCGAACGGCGCACGCATCGCCCTGGAGCCGCAAAAGAACTGGGAGGTGAATCAACCTGCGCAGCTTGCCAAAGTACTCGGGGTGCTGGAGGGCATTCAGAAGGACTTCAATGGCAAACTCACAGGCGGCAAGAAGATTTCGCTTGCCGATCTGATTGTTCTTGCTGGCGGCGTCGGCGTGGAAAAGGGCGCGAAGAACGCAGGGATTAACATCACTGTTCCCTTCACGCCGGGCCGTATGGATACCACGCAGGAAAAGACCGACGTAGAGTCATTCCGTGTTCTGGAGCCTGTTGCTGATGGATTCCGTAACTATGTGAAGGAAAAGTACGGCATTCCTTCCGAGGCCCTGTTTCTGGACAAGACACAATTGCTGACTTTGACTGCGCCGGAGATGACCGTACTTGTTGGTGGCATGCGTGCACTGAATGCAAACTATGGCGGTACAAAGCATGGTGTGTTCACGTCACGGAACGAATCGCTGACAAACGATTTCTTCGTAAACCTGCTGGACATGAATAACGAGTGGAAGTCGACGTCGAACGATGGCGAGTCGTTTGAGATTCGCGATCGCAAGACAGGTACACCGAAGTGGACTGCAACACGCGCAGATCTGATCTTCGGGTCCAACTCGCAGCTTCGCGCGCTGGCGGAACTATACGGTTCCTCCGACACGCAGGAGAAGTTCGTAAACGACTTCGTTGCAGCATGGACCAAGGTGATGAACCTAGACCGCTTTGATCTTGCATAAAGTTAAGTCAGGCACAATAACGACGCGAACGCCCGCTCCTCTACCGTATCGGCTAAGGATCGGGCGTTCGACGTTATTCATTCCATCTGTGAGTACGGTAGGATTGCCTCCATGGCAGCATCCCGGCTAAGTGACATCGCCAAACGCGCTGGCGTATCCATCGCAGCAGTTTCCATTGCACTGAACGACCGCAACACTACGCGCGTAAGTGCCGCAAAACGCGATCTGATTTATAAAATCGCCGACGAACTCTCCTATTCTCCTAACGAATTGGCAAAGGCACTGGCTGAGAAACGCAGTCGCCTTCTGGGACTCGTTGTTCCCATGCGCGATCCGATCTTCTTCAATCAATTCATCGCGCAGGCGCTTTCGGGCATCCAGTCCACGCTGATGAAGCGGGGCTATAACCTTCTGATCTTTTCGCCTTCCGGACGCCCTGGTCGCACTACCCGCGATCAGATACTGGAAAGCCGCTTTACGGATGGCCTGCTCTTCATCAACACACGTTCCTGCTCTGCACGCGACATCAACGAAACCATTCATGAGCTGAATGAAGCGAAGATTCGGTTCGCAATGATGAACAGCTACTACGGCCGCGCCCCGGTGAACTATGTGGGCGTGGATGACGCTGCAATCGGCGAAGCGGCCATTCGTTACCTTGTGCAGCGTGGCCACAAGCGCATCGCATTCCTAAGCGGTGAAAGCACATTGCCCACGCATATCCATCTGCTGCAGGGGCTGCGCAGAGCCATGATCGATTTTGGCCTGGAATTAAAGCAGGAGCATATCGGCTGCACGCATTACGACCAAACGCAGGCGTTCAGCATTATGGACGGCTGGTTCGCGCGCAAGAAGGATCGCCCAACCGCAATCTTTGCAGCAGACGACACACTGCTGGTGCACATCTACGACTACATGGAAGCACGCCGCCTATCCGCACCCGGCGATGTAGCCATTCTGGCTCGCGCCAACTCCGCGAATGCGGGTGGTTTGCGACCACGTCCAACGGCATTCTTTATTCCTGTCTTCGAGATGGGACAACTCGCTGCAGACATGGTGATTGACGCTATCGAAAAGCCGGAGCGGCCACCACAGCGCGTTTTACTGCCCTTCACGTTCTCCGCCGGGAACACTACCTAGCCTGACCCAAAAATAAAAGTGTTTGACACAGGAGGGAATGCCTTGTTAGGTTAATCGACGTTAAACGGTTAACCTCTTATGAGCTCCCAAACTTCGTCTGATTCGGCTTTCAGTATCCCGCCGCCCCTCACGGGCGTTGAGGTTGCTGAAAGCGGAGGAGAGACGACGTTGCACGCTGCACATGCCAGCCCACGGCGATGGCTCTATGCTGGGCTGCTATTGCTCGCATCGGTGGTGAATTACGTCGATCGGCAAACACTGTCGGTGCTCGCGGTCACGATGCAGCATGATCTGCATCTCACCGATGTGGACTATGGCCATGTTGTGCAGGCATTCCTGCTGGCCTACATGGTGATGTACACACTCTCCGGACGTTTGGTGGATCGTTTCGGCGCACGATGGACCCAGGGCGTGTTTCTTTTGGTTTGGTCGGTCGCCGATGCATGTACAGGATTTGCGCGGGGTTTCTTCTCGCTGGCCATGAGCCGTTTCGCACTTGGCGCAGCCGAACCAGGCAATTACACCGCCTCTCTGCGCGCCTCCGGAGACTGGTTCA is a genomic window containing:
- a CDS encoding ectonucleotide pyrophosphatase/phosphodiesterase, with the protein product MLSALRTLVAASAVVLATANVAAQAKHPAYGSARPMPNLIVDTGGAPNDAHAMKQHYVVLVSLDGFRYDYPKLHGAPHLDDLVKVGATAPDGMLPSYPSLTFPNHWTLVTGLLPEHHGIVRNSFYDPARDETYQYKDPKTSGDGSWYGGVPLWSLARQQGMRAATFMWPGSEAEVAGYRPNNYAKFEDQLDGHVGIEQVIAWLKLPAERRPHLITFYMPTADHAGHWYGPNSVQEHEAVHIVDSLMGELGARLNATGLPVDLIIVSDHGMILNDNNWIQWDQYVDLKDTKVVEWSFYPKTEAEAQSLYEQFRAHPDPRFTVYRRKDVPAYLHMNKNPRNGDPVVVPNGPYIAHPHVTSPREDLGDHGYDVTRMPEMKAFFLATGPDIRKGVKLPSFSNLDVYDFVAKLLDLKPAPNDGTLKPLLPALKK
- a CDS encoding L-rhamnose mutarotase, whose product is MVDIETYKKDEVPMQRFCLTLKMRPDPVLMEEYVQRHAAVWPEILESIRAAGVTGMQIFRDGYRMVMIMETTDDFTMERKAEMDRSSPVVMRWEAEMAKYQQSDPSADASAKWLPMEKIFDLQTS
- a CDS encoding amidohydrolase yields the protein MTETAYSQRIDSHHHLWHYTPEEYGWIGDDMSSLRRDFLLEDLRRELADAGVDGTVAVQARQTLEETEWLLGIAEKDDSPVRGVVGWLPIASTRFSAVLETVRDSNRLCGLRHIVQGEQPGFLDGDAFNQGIAQLRDTGLVYDILIYARQLEEAIRFVDRHPAQSFVLDHIAKPDIRNHGFTAWAEGFRELARRDNVTCKLSGMVTETDWNRWSSVELHPYFETALKAFSPNRLMTGTDWPVLTVGCTYSNWWKTVEDWTAPLSQQERDMILGGTAMRVYNLRS
- the fucP gene encoding L-fucose:H+ symporter permease, with protein sequence MAFATQLPESRQDDPSGAPLLPAGVFRTFLLVAFVFLLWGIPNNLNDVLIRQFMKSFELNRFQAGLVQFAFYLGYFLLALPAGILMRRKGYKAGFLTGLCLFAAGCLSFPFAANSGQYSYFLAALFVIAMGLSFLETAANPFMVQLGPTVTSERRLNIAQTCNSLGSILGVVAGNLFIFSGVELTPQQRAAMQAAGTYAEYLHKETLRIAAPYVVLGILALVWAGLIAVTKFPAFITQREHTAEVAGKPSELLREKHFLFSLLAQFMYVGAQVGSWSYVIQYAHDYVHAAERTAGWMLTGTLIAFALGRVLSSYLMRSILPSRLMAIYAGCNIALLITAIFVPGWAGLSAVLATSFFMSLMFPTIFSLGLKDLGPNTNVAASLLVMMIVGGAVMPPIMGLIAEHLHSTALSYLVPLVGYIVTLGFALFMTRYHRQREALSTFEV
- a CDS encoding enolase C-terminal domain-like protein; this translates as MAASPRITRCRTVDLRFPTSRFSIGSDAVNKDPDYSAAYCVLETDSGVEGHGLTFTLGRGTELCVMAIEFLSRFVVGRTLEEITSNMGAFARELTGDTQFRWLGPEKGVIHLAAAALVNAVWDLWARVESKPVWLLLAEMTPEQIVQCIDFRYIDDALSPEEALEILRRNESTRAERIAFLREKGLPAYTTSVGWFGFSDEKIRRLCKEALADGWTHFKLKVGGDPADDLRRGLLVREEIGWENKLMVDANQKWGVLEAIDRTTALKPLQPWWMEEPTSPDDILGHARIRRETGVRIATGEHCHSKVMFKQLMQAGSIDVCQIDSCRVAGVNENLAIILMAAKFGFPVCPHAGGVGLCEYVQHLAAFDYIWASASLQDRVVEFVDHLHEHFLVPTRIQRGRYMLPEDAGYSIEVRKESLQEYAFPQGTYWASASTTA
- a CDS encoding SDR family NAD(P)-dependent oxidoreductase; the encoded protein is MTLQGKRALVTGAASGIGRAIAEAFASAGAEVILLDLNQGVVAATSDSIAKETNATCHAIACDVSDDASVTAAFAQAGALDIVVNSAGIAHIGTVVDTSSDDFDRLFRVNVRGTYLCMQAAVRNMEPRHAGVILNMASIAATAGIKDRFAYSMTKGAVLSMTLSAAKDCLSLGLRINCISPARVHTPFVDGFLAKNYPGREEEMMKTLSAAQPIGRMGTPAEIAQLALFLCSDSSSFITGTDVLIDGGFTNLR
- a CDS encoding SDR family oxidoreductase, with product MDLGLKDHVILVTGGASGIGQAITRACLAEGARVLVLSRISEGVEEFMQEMWDRHLPCELRVTELDDPEHCRSAMEYVRERYGRLDALVNNAGFNDGVGLEHGSIDGFQRSLGVNLLHCYALAHYAVPLLKVSRGSILNVASKVAVTGQGGTSGYAASKGALLALTREWAAELIPFSVRVNCIIPAEVMTPQYTKWLRTLADPDGTVAHIAAQVPLEHRMTRVEEIASTAVFLLSPTQSSHTTGQHIHVDGGYVHLDRMLTVKALH
- a CDS encoding LysR family transcriptional regulator — protein: MEIQQLRYACAVAETGSFSRAAESCHIAQPSLSQQIQKLEEDLGARLFDRLGRRVRLTEAGQAFLPHARTILSQLDAARNSVAETSADTQGKITVGVIPTIAPYRMPGYTANFTKKFPAAKLRIVEETTPVLIDGLRDLSIDIAILALPLRHKDLETYTLHTEPLFAALPKTHPLARKKGLTMKELRGESFVMLRDGHCFRDLTIAACTHARITPNIAFESGQFSSLLGMVAAGIGVSIVPEMAVDTGAACHYARILEPRASRTVVAAVLRGRSFSHVQRAFLADMARQSSQGKKTQQSLSEAP
- the katG gene encoding catalase/peroxidase HPI, translated to MSSESKCPFHQPGAGAPSHHAAGEGTSNQNWWPNALKLGILHQHSELSNPMGKDFNYKDAFNSLDLEAVKKDLHAVMTTSQDWWPADFGHYGPLFIRMAWHSAGTYRMGDGRGGAGQGLQRFAPLNSWPDNVSLDKARRLLWPVKQKYGNKLSWADLLILTGNVALESMGFKTFGFAGGREDVWEPAQDVYWGTETTWLGGDHRYAKGGTATLPADAPIHETETDRTAEGTNQRLLENPLAAVQMGLIYVNPEGPDGNPDPIASAHDIRETFGRMHMNDEETVALIAGGHTFGKTHGAGPADNVGPEPEGAPLEMQGLGWHNKFGSGKGADAITSGLEVTWTTKPTQWSNDFFTHLFEYEWELTKSPAGAHQWKPKNNGGAGTVPHAFDASKKIEPRMLTSDLALRFDPIYEKISRDYYANPDKLADAFARAWFKLTHRDMGPKSRYLGSEVPAEELLWQDPIPALDHKVVDENDIAEIKKAIVASGLTIPELVYTAWSSASSFRGSDKRGGANGARIALEPQKNWEVNQPAQLAKVLGVLEGIQKDFNGKLTGGKKISLADLIVLAGGVGVEKGAKNAGINITVPFTPGRMDTTQEKTDVESFRVLEPVADGFRNYVKEKYGIPSEALFLDKTQLLTLTAPEMTVLVGGMRALNANYGGTKHGVFTSRNESLTNDFFVNLLDMNNEWKSTSNDGESFEIRDRKTGTPKWTATRADLIFGSNSQLRALAELYGSSDTQEKFVNDFVAAWTKVMNLDRFDLA